The Bombyx mori chromosome 8, ASM3026992v2 genomic sequence ccGGGCTGCGCGTCGCGCGACGACCCGGCCACATTGTTCCGGGATGCCTGAGTATTATTTTATAAGAGAAAACATGTGTGTGTTTAAAGGCtacgtcaaacagaacgcgtacttagcgcgtgtcagagcgctaaactgacggcgcgatatgacgccgagatgtgttgttctataaaggcttcgtcaaacagaacgcgtacttataAGTACGCAAcactctgtcgcggcgttaggacgctttgacgtcaggcgttgtaattttttacaaatttcattTAGCGTGAATATGTATCAAAATACTTGATAATAcccgaaaaattgatagaattatttagaaaatactCATGCTTATACAATGACACATGTGAATCACTtgacatcttaatacttttaaattttcacactgctatcgaaaggcactatgatttggcgaatgcgttgcgtcaacgAGCGTTGGCCTCATCTACttaatttgtgtgacatgaaaagagcgcgacgttaaaacgcagcgctaagtacgcgttctgtttgacgaagccatTAAaggctacactttagacaaatattaataaagagaagagaaattattctcaatttgaccatagactataagcaataagaaaagtttgacaataagcaaatagtacatgcgtgtgtgtgtgtcaaatatatcatggtagtgtgtgttgttttttttattgatttaatgtaattttttatgcataatctaaaaaaattagcatgctgcactcctctatattctctataagtgtgggaaatttcgtaatcctccgtccccgcaattttcgtaaaaatgggtacaaagtttttgcttcacgtattaatatatagtcaTAGAGAATAAACAGtaagatatttatatatttacgttGTCAGTAGTGGGTGTGGTTGTGATGGTCAGCAGGGGGGGCCCATTGTCGCCCATACCGACGACCCCGCCCTTAGCAACTTGCACAGCTAACAGTTCGGCCATCTTCATTTGGAGTTCCTGGTCGAAGAAAAACAAAGGTTCAGTACAAAATTGCacgatgttttttttccttctttttttgcAACCGTTACTCACTTTTAGTTCAGCTGTCAAGCGGAACGGTGGTGCCGACAGGGAGCTCTTTGGTGGGGGAGCCTCCTTTAAAGTGTCCACGTCACATGATACCGTGCAACGACACACCGGGCATGTTTGCTGAAATGTTTGTAATATTTGTAGAATTTTCTTTTGATACTACAGTTCCAATACTAAGGTGATTACGTTAATTAAGAGCAGTATGCTCTGCGCGTTCCCGGGTGTACTTCTAATAGGCTCTACTTCTCGTTCTGTCTATTCCtgtcaccattttttttttattgcctttgtaggcagacgagcatacggaccacctgatggtgagtggttaccgtcgcccatggacttcagcaatgccaggggcagggccaagccgctgcctgcctatTTGTCATATGTCCTAGTTTCAAGGTGAGATAGATACCTGTAACTGTTTTGTTCACTCGCACAGGAGTTCACACAGAGGTTACAAAAGATCATAGTCGTCCTTGTACAATACAAATGAGACTTCAATCTCATTTTTCATAGCCGGTTATGACCTTTAGttaataaatttgcattaatttaatatttcgaaAATACCTGGTAAGGTGGCACTTGCATCTGTTGCCAAGTAGGTAGTTTCTCAAGTTCCTCGTGATAATATTTCTTGCCAGCGATGAAATGGTTTGCAAGGCAATGATTGTGGAAGTAATGATAGCATTGCGTCTTTATAAACAAATCACCATCGACAAAATCATATAGGCATATGACACACTGGCCACGAGGAAGATTGCTCTTAGTCAGATGATCACGTACAATCTGAAAATCACCACACATACATTTgaatttaatagtaaaatacTTGTTTTGGTCAGAAATAACTAATTTGTTCATCTGTTTTAGCTGTAAGCCAATTATGAATTGAGTCAAATTAAGTAGATCAAGTTAAATAGATCTCCACTTTGTTCagcagtcatcatcatcatcatcattccttcctattaccctctgctggggtgtagggctcgaatccaatttttccatttacatcggtcttgggcagtctattctagctcctcccacgtcatgcccaagacccctagctcctgctccaccgagcgacgccaagttgttctggggcggcctctcttcctcttgccagacactttccaggacagtgctctctttgataggtgggtatcgggctttctcaagtatttttatatatttttttttttttttttttttttttttttttattgcttagatgggtggacgagctcacagcccacctgatgttaagtggttactggagcccatagacatccacaacgtaaatgcgccacccaccttgagatacaagttctaaggtctcaagtatagtaacgacggctgccccacccttcaaaccgaaacgcattactgcttcacggcagaaataggcagggtggtggtacccacccgcgcggactcacaagaggtcctaccaccagtaaaaattataatattataatattattaattataatatttcagcAGTACTCATGCAAATTTGTATACGTTGCGAAATGCTGACAACATTGTCAAAAAATTCTAAAGATAGTGCCGCTCTATGGCTAATAATCAAAAATATTCTGGCGTTCTGTTAATACTTGCTCGCAGGCAAATCGCACTAAGATCTGACGTATATTGGAGAAAGTGTATCAATACTTGATAACAGCACCTAGCCTATTCCTGCCATGAGGCAGTGATAGTAATTACAGTATACCTCGTATGTTACATAGCGGCACTCACGTAGTGATTGATATCCCACAGATCCTTGATATCAAGATATCGGGCAGACTGAAATTGTCCACAGGTTCACACAATAAAAAATCTGGGGTTTCAAGATACCCTAACAACCGGCAATTGTTAATAGTACATATAGCACATAATGTTCAGAATAAATAATCGAAAAGAGCAGCTACCAATACTTATAAATGTAACTTAACAAAACAAAGCAGTGACTAAACAAAATCCTGAATTGGTAGAGAACATTAAGAGCATTATGTTATTGTTAGCAATAGAATAACATAAACCCCATGAAAACTCTTCTTATAATACAATAATCACTAATTTGGGATTGTAGTTGAGGAGAGAATCTTCAATATGAAAAATAGAGATTTGTTCCAGGGAGAACTAGTGACTGTGATGAAGAAATCTCATCAAAAGATTCTTTTTGCAAATGTTTGTGTTATATAATCCctctatgtataataaaaaggaCCCTCATCAAGACAATAAAACTGAACTACCTGGAACATTAATGGTTATATAAACCAGAATACCTAGTAAACATGAACAAACAAAACTAATAGTTACATGGAAATTGCTTTGACATTAaaaatgccaattttttttagatcCAGAGTGCTTTCAAATTATCACAAATACCCAACTTTTGTTTAGTAAATTTGAATATATAACACAAATTGTGTTTACTTTATAataatcaacaaaaatatacatataacttaAATAGTCgacttacttattataaaaattgtataggataatttaaattaatttaaaattttaaatatcaaatcaaatcaatatcAAATTAATTGGCTGGGTCTATGTTATGCATTTCTTGTCAGTAATTAGTGTAAGGGCATACACGTCTGttaaaatttgataattttgatatttttattgaagttaGTCAGCAAACGTAGAAAGGTGGCACGGCATGACACACCCTCTTATCGTAGTCACCATTAACCATATCACAGCCCAGATGGAGCGAGAGCTAACTACCACCTTCGATTTATGTGATGCAAGAGCAAACAACCCATATATGTCCTTTCGGATCTCAATCCACTCGTGTGTTTTTCAGCTTTGCCTGTGCTCTCGGTATTCTAAGCACTGGTTACCAATCTCCTTGAATTAGCCTAATTTAATGTAAGATTTTGATGaacgaaaaatattttctcaATTGGTCACATTTCCGGTCCTACAGTAGTCCAATATAtcaccactgctcttgctggggcaaATATTAGCAAATTCATTCAGGCTGAGCCCTGAGAGCTTTTTCACTAATTGTGGTGAAGCCAGTACAACCCTTTGAGACTACTAGCAGTAGAATATATGAAAAcctaaataattaaacattttgtAATTTGGTGTCCCAAACAAGTAGGTAGTAGTacttcataaattaattttgcATTTATATTTTAGGAGCACTACTGAGTTGTGAAAATAAAGAGGACTGGACTCAGGCTTTTACCTCATTAGacatgtatatatattaatggAGATACCAAGGCCAAATTATTTGTCTGCTGTCTATTTAAGTCCAATCCAAAAAGAAGTCCTAGACATAGCTTCACTAATGTTCTAGCacagatttttttaacaaaaacatcatagtatatgaataaaaaaagaataataatacttGGCAAGCAAAAAACcaaatatatgtaatatgatgaataaaaatttaaatacaccaCTGACCTGAGCTGACCACACAAAAGCTAAGAAAAAAGAAGTAAGCTTACTAGGTAAAAAGAAATCTctcaataacaattttgttatctATATCAATTCTCTGTGTACAAAGctgtttataaaaattaaaataattgttaatcTTCATTCTCATTCAAATGTCTTCTCAAATTTTtatcagttttatttataacatattatgtttaaaGCCAGTCAAGAAATAGAACAAAGCAAGTCAACTACCTACACTAATGCATGTTACTTCCATGTCTATAGTCAGTCTAACGAGTAATTGTGGCAACAATCTATCTATTTTCAGTAcaagaaataaatattgtaattttccTTAGCTCAACAGTTTAAAATTCTAACATTTATTAAGGCCACTCGATTgtatagttattttttataattattcattGACTTACTCCAATAAGTTCAAACACTATTGGTTGTCccaaattatttttcaatttgtcTTGAATATGTGTGTTGATAGTGTCTAAAATCATATCATCTAGACCTCTAGGGTTTTTGAGCGCTACTTCTGGGCTGGTGTCTGGATAGCCAGAAGACAACCCCACCTCCAGAGTCACACATACATATTGCTGATCGATATTATCCCCCGTCAACGGATGGATGATCGTTTCAATTATGTATTTTGGGACATCTCCAACGCGTTTTACTACCACATCTTTCAGTAGAATTGCTTCTAATGCTTGCACCTCGTCCGTGATtctgttaaaaacaataaaatgttataCGAAATACAAATTTCATACAAATTTATTCCGAACAAGATATAACACACCTTTCATCGCCGGAGGACGACATTTTAGTGATTTAAAACTGTTctacaaattattattgatgCATTCAGCTCAGACTTCAGGCAAGCGCAATGCAGCTGACGCAGCTTAACATATggtataatatgtacttttatttatgtttccAGCTTCATGCAAAGCTCAGGCTGCTCGCATTGATTTCAGCGAGGGGACTGAGGGGTGGGGAAGGCAACGACACTTCCATCCATAGACTTATACTGACCATAGACAATtactgtgatttttttaaagcttttatAGTCTGGTAATAAGACGTTTACGCCAAGtcatatttcttttattattctgtTCTCTCAAAAATTATCTGAAGCGCAATTAAATGAAACTGATTAATTGAAGACTTTTAAGCAATTGGCATAAAGTTAAATGGAACGAGGtgagatgggatgaaataaaaactCGGTAAAATGTTGGTTTTTTATTGAGAGTGGACTTTTTCTAAGAACCCGAGAAGTCACGTGCAGCGGATTGTTTCATATTCAcactagcttttgtccgcgacttcgtccacgtggaatagttactttggcgtaacgcaaaattttacccgcctcttcatttacgtagaaatttaaaatatttttaaagatgaaaattgaaaatatttttacaagatgggtggcgcatttacgctgtagatgtctatgggctccagtaaccacctaacaccaggttggctgtgagctcgttcacccatctaagcaataaaaaaaaagaataatagaatgggagctatttaaggtacctaCCACAATCACGCTTtataaccgacttcaaaagaggaagttaaagcggaagctctcaaaagggaaaaaaacacgatattgaaacattatttttctcctacctacgccgaaagttcggttttcttcccgctgtacagggaagaaagtataacttttcctcccgctatacagggaagaaagtgtaattttttctccctgggtacaagtgcgcatgcgcgttagtgtctacatCTGCTTTCACGCagctaaaattctccgccattgttgtgctcgggtaatttgcaatattgtgtttagtgtaaaagtgaaataaacaaaaggcaataaaatttaatagtgaagtattaaacaaagatgagtttatcagacagttcttattcaattaatagtagtttatataaaaattaaaaaacagtttaattattttttatgagtatTGGGGCTGCGCCCCCCCCTACCGCCTGCTatggcttcgcccctggaccctaGCTccgtactccacgaactttcggcctggtaggagaaaaaatagtatgtgcaccgcgggagaaaagttggacatttcctcccgtgTGTAAAATTGCTACCCGAGCCgaagtaccgagccggggtccagggccGAAGCCCCGGTGGGATCCAGGGGTGAAGCCCTGGTCGGGATAGGGAAGGCGCAGCCCccccatactcataaaaaaaacaaacacgctGGGTGGGGGACATGAGTCACTCTCCATACATTGCACGGCCTACTAAACGAAGTTCAAGGAcagtaattaaattaagtttaaataacagactatatatcccttttattataaacaaattaaaatcaatattgttcatGGGGTTACAgggtgatatttaaaaaataagataagatttttaGGTTACTTAAATCATATGATTTGCTGTCAATACACTTACACTTTAACATCATCAtcaacttaaataataatattatttatattattactatactTTATAACACAGACCTAATTCAATGAACGCCAAGACTTAATTTTAAgcacaacaaaatataataagcagGTATATCGCAacgaaacacttaataatatccacAATGCGCACGAGTGCGAAAACGACTAATCAAATGAAAAAcgtcaataaacattaaaaacaagcgtagttttgtttttgcttatgatcaataattattgattaatgtaatgatttattctacggatttaaaagtataaaagtagatttttgtttagatataatgttttatattagttataaaatccattaattaaatatgttaatatattttagtttttttttgcaatataatgtCTTTTTTATGAAGATTTAATGTGGATTGCTTAAAacctaatttctttttatttatgattttaattatcccacctttaaaataccattaaattttttaataagtttgtaaaaatgtatttttttctataggTATTTCATTCGTATCCTTGACAGCTCTAGTAGCTGGGCCGAAAATCGCCCATGTcctttacaaaacaaaacaattaaaacaacctCGTTCCCCGTGTTCCCGCTCTCAAGGGTAATCGTAAATCTAGTAAAACACTCGAATGTCCCTTAAGATGGGATTTGCTAGAATTACGGAGATGTCTTTAGTGACTACGGGGTATTGAGTTATTTCACCGCAACTTTTGAGACATGCATGGTCTCTTGAAGTTTTCTCTTGAAATGgtataagaaataaaatcaaGATATAagagatatttaaaataaattgtcatcggGTTTTGTATCAGATGAGAATGTAAGAAGCGTGCTTACGACGGTCCTAGcatgtacgtgtatgtatatgtttatgttatttatgtgtgtaattgtgtgAAAGTAAATTGATTATAATGTACTCTTATGTAACCCACGTATGTAAAGCTCTCCCTCTTTAAAAACGgctagctggtagataactcaattgttgagttaagctcgccattttataacttttcgtaattattgtaggtattgtattaactgtgtgtacattAAAGAAGTTTCAAGCAGTACACATAGATCTAACGATTGAAAAAATCGGAAAAGTAGTTCTTTTCTTGATGATTAAATTGTTTGGTAAAGGCTTGGTAAATGTTATCTTGTGAGTTAGTTATATCATTTAGAAATTATCAACTCATTTGACTATTCAATTGTTTCATTAGATTAAATGGCAAGGCATCCAACCACACctacatttacttttttttgtttactactTTAACTACCAACAAATTATTGATGTGTCCAGGagattagtaaaaaaaagaaacaatttacTCATAAATTCAGtgtgttgttttgttttatttttgttcttatgttgcatttattttaatttcaaaatatcgTTTTGGATGctatcttaaaatattttttagtctTCGTTGTGGAGGGCGGATTTAATAGCCACTGGGATCGACACTATGTACCTACACCGAGTGCTATTATAGTCTATGGTAGCGAGACAGAAATATTGCTATAACCATAAAGTTACTAGCTATACCTAACTGAAACCtccttttttaattgcttagatgggtggacgagctcacggcccacctggtattaagaaCTCACTAAAATTTTGCACTCTTAATTATGTTCCAGAGGAAGTCCCTTGGAGTAGTGGGTAACATGGCGGTAGCTattacagaataaaaaaaaacatctaatgGATCTTGATGATTCTTCGTAACCACAATATAAAAATCCATTGACAAAAgtaaaaggttttattttttattttacattattaatatcCAATTTGCGAACTTTGAATAGATGAGTTGGCCCTCTTTGAACGACTGATATGGAAATCAGACTGTCTTTTGCCCCTTTTCGTCCACctgaaaggattttttttaaataattaggaTCAgatataaaacaacaaaattaaaactacttaatattttaacttATTATTGCCGAAGCTTAGaatttacagttttcttggtcacCGATGAATAAAATTTGATAGTACTACATTTGAATACGGTTTCAACCTTgaaaatagttataatttagtttttgacACGCGAGAacctagaaaaataaaaaagtaataaaatcaaataaaatgaaactctaataaaactaaatgaatttcaaaaaataaacagtAGGTATATATAAGGAGTGAACACGTAATTCTTCAAGCCTAGACGGGATTCCTACCCTAATGTAAGCGTAAATAATGTTCTTACATTGAACTAACAAGCAATAATTGTCGTCTAATAAACTTTGTACGGTGTTATTCTTTCAACATAtgaattttgttacaaaaacgGTTTCTGTCCGCGAGATTTAAGCCAGGGCATAGTAGTGTCGATAGATTTGAATACTTAGGCGTCTTAAACTGTAGACCACGTCGATTTAAATTTTAGCGTGGAAGCAAAGTTGTgtgaactattttattttgttaacttattgtttcttcaggtttaaatgtgtaataacggtggtttatggACTGTTTAGACTTCGCTTAAAGGTCTCGATGTCAGGCCATTATCTTAACAAAAAAGGggtgtagttttatttttcgaaattaTCTTACCAACAGACACTTTTTCATATTATAGGTATATTCTGttgtttgaaatataatatggaGCGAACAATGATTTGCATGTGACTTATTTAAGATTGTAATCAATTcgaatgaaattattattattattattatttttttattgcttagatgggtggacgagctcacagcccacctggggttaagtggttactggagcccatagacatctataacgtaaatgcgccacccaccttgagatataacttctaaggtctcaagcatagttacaacggctgccccacccttcaaaccgaaacgcattactgcttcacggctgaaataggcagagtggtggtacctacccgtgcggactcacaagaggtcctaccaccagtaaaattaaaataaaagtagatGAGAatggatgaaataaaatctcagtaaaatgctAGTTATTTTCTGAGATCTTTGTGACCTTTTCAAAAGAACCTGACCAGTCACATCCAACGACATTGTTTCACCTTCGAATATTCTCAtgatagaaaaattaaaaattagggATGGGCATCTGTGCCGTCATCAATAGGTGTCatcatcaaataaataaataaacctggAGCTAATAATATGTTCATATTAGATTATAACGTAGacttattaaatgaaaatagaaaaaaaaaattggataatTACCGTTTGGTCAACTGTTCAAATGTGTTTCTTGAACAAACGAAGAAGATGAAAATAACAAATCCAAGGGATCGGTTGTAGAAATCAAATATTTCGACAAGCCAATCTGGGAACTCGTATGACTGAGCCAATTCCAGCAGCCAGTTAAAACCCATTAAAGCAGAGAGTTTGAAGAACATAAATCtggatctgaaaaaaaaaaccttgcttTAAACAGCTTATTTCTGGTCCTGGTCAGTGTATGGAGTAAATAGTAGAAGCATTT encodes the following:
- the LOC101745961 gene encoding E3 ubiquitin-protein ligase RNF25 — encoded protein: MSSSGDERITDEVQALEAILLKDVVVKRVGDVPKYIIETIIHPLTGDNIDQQYVCVTLEVGLSSGYPDTSPEVALKNPRGLDDMILDTINTHIQDKLKNNLGQPIVFELIGIVRDHLTKSNLPRGQCVICLYDFVDGDLFIKTQCYHYFHNHCLANHFIAGKKYYHEELEKLPTWQQMQVPPYQQTCPVCRCTVSCDVDTLKEAPPPKSSLSAPPFRLTAELKELQMKMAELLAVQVAKGGVVGMGDNGPPLLTITTTPTTDNASRNNVAGSSRDAQPGAGAGGARHSGGDAAAADTQPRPPYRGPYRGFNRRGKPGRRGRGAR